The Chryseobacterium nakagawai genome has a segment encoding these proteins:
- a CDS encoding DUF3570 domain-containing protein — translation MKKVIISIIALFGFFNAQAQENTNTEASKKLSLDEINLVSSYYKQDGNNSAVTGGVGSEKLNDISNSIDVVLVNYDKKLRKNKYTLDVGIDHYTSASSDMIDLKANSSASHADTRIYPSLGWSRENEAKGSTIMAGVSYSGEFDYQSIGANIGFSQKTPNRMGEFTAKFQAFLDQVKLIAPIELRTGSTGGGEHEGYGTSGRNTYALSLSYSQIINKNFQLELMTDAVQQTGYLSLPFHRVYFTDGSVHQEALPDKRFKLPLGLRANYFFGDKVILRAYYRYYTDDWGLRSNTISLETPVKISPFVSVSPFYRYYSQTGAKYFSPYQQHTAFDDFYTSNYDLSKFSSNFYGAGIRINPKNGLFGIERLNMLEIRYGHYTKSIGMKSDIISLNLRFK, via the coding sequence ATGAAAAAAGTAATTATAAGCATTATCGCCCTTTTTGGATTCTTCAATGCTCAGGCACAGGAAAACACCAATACTGAAGCCTCCAAAAAATTAAGTCTGGATGAGATCAATCTTGTATCGAGTTATTATAAACAAGACGGAAATAATTCTGCGGTAACGGGCGGTGTAGGATCAGAAAAACTCAACGATATTTCTAATTCGATAGACGTTGTCCTTGTGAATTATGACAAGAAACTAAGAAAGAACAAATATACTTTGGATGTCGGGATAGACCATTATACGTCAGCCTCATCAGATATGATCGATCTCAAGGCCAACTCATCGGCTTCACACGCAGATACAAGGATTTATCCTTCTTTGGGATGGAGCCGTGAAAACGAAGCCAAAGGGAGCACGATAATGGCCGGCGTTTCCTATTCGGGAGAGTTTGATTACCAGTCTATCGGAGCCAATATTGGATTTTCACAGAAAACACCAAACAGAATGGGAGAATTCACTGCCAAGTTTCAGGCTTTTCTGGATCAGGTAAAGCTTATTGCTCCGATCGAACTTCGGACTGGAAGTACAGGCGGAGGAGAACACGAAGGTTATGGAACCAGCGGGAGAAATACCTATGCGCTTTCCTTATCTTATTCTCAGATCATCAATAAGAATTTTCAATTGGAATTGATGACAGATGCCGTTCAGCAGACAGGTTATTTGAGTTTACCTTTCCACAGGGTTTATTTTACGGATGGATCTGTGCATCAGGAAGCGTTGCCGGATAAGAGATTCAAACTTCCTTTGGGACTTAGAGCAAATTATTTCTTCGGAGATAAGGTGATCCTGAGAGCCTATTACCGCTATTATACCGATGACTGGGGATTGAGATCCAATACGATCAGTCTGGAAACGCCTGTGAAGATATCACCTTTTGTTTCGGTGAGTCCTTTTTACAGGTATTATTCTCAGACGGGTGCCAAATATTTTTCACCTTATCAGCAGCACACGGCGTTTGATGATTTCTATACCAGCAATTATGACCTTTCAAAATTCAGCAGCAACTTTTACGGGGCGGGCATCCGTATCAATCCTAAGAATGGATTGTTCGGAATAGAAAGACTCAATATGCTGGAGATAAGGTATGGACATTATACCAAATCAATAGGGATGAAATCAGATATTATTTCCTTAAATTTAAGGTTTAAGTAA
- a CDS encoding DUF6691 family protein: protein MKKETDIRHQDTICTNESHLQHKWYHDLKYLIVGVLFGIVFVKAEIISWFRIQEMFRLQSFHMYGVIGSAVLTGMISVWIIKKFKMKTIYGVKISIAPKTFNKGQIYGGLIFGFGWAITGACPGPLFAQIGTGAFAVIITLVSAVLGTWVYGYFRNNLPH from the coding sequence ATGAAAAAAGAAACAGATATACGTCACCAGGACACCATTTGTACCAACGAAAGCCATCTTCAACACAAATGGTACCACGATTTGAAATATTTAATAGTTGGTGTTTTATTCGGGATCGTGTTTGTAAAAGCTGAGATCATCAGCTGGTTCAGAATCCAGGAAATGTTCCGTTTGCAGTCATTTCATATGTACGGCGTGATTGGAAGCGCAGTTTTGACTGGGATGATTTCCGTTTGGATCATCAAAAAATTCAAAATGAAAACCATTTATGGAGTAAAAATCTCCATCGCTCCTAAAACTTTTAACAAAGGACAAATTTACGGAGGTTTGATCTTCGGGTTTGGCTGGGCAATTACAGGAGCTTGTCCCGGACCTTTATTCGCACAGATTGGAACAGGAGCTTTTGCGGTTATTATTACGTTGGTGAGTGCTGTTCTCGGAACTTGGGTCTATGGATATTTTAGAAATAATCTGCCCCATTGA
- a CDS encoding heme-binding domain-containing protein has protein sequence MNKSILNLKNILTVLLLLFIGIQFIDVQKNISQSQSANAIENHYKIPEKVQAILKTSCYDCHSNNTSYPWYSKVQPVKWWLADHVNSGKRHLNFDEFNSYSREKKLEKLDEIVETVKEGEMPLASYTVIHQDAKLSASDRAEIEKWVSEIKKEVK, from the coding sequence ATGAATAAGTCAATTTTAAATTTAAAAAATATTTTAACTGTACTGTTGTTGCTGTTTATCGGTATTCAGTTTATTGATGTCCAGAAAAACATCAGTCAGAGTCAATCTGCCAACGCTATCGAAAATCACTATAAAATACCTGAAAAAGTTCAGGCAATTTTGAAAACAAGTTGCTATGACTGCCATTCCAATAATACCTCTTACCCGTGGTACAGTAAAGTACAGCCTGTGAAATGGTGGTTGGCAGATCACGTGAATTCAGGTAAAAGACATTTGAACTTTGATGAATTCAATTCTTACAGCCGCGAAAAAAAGCTTGAAAAACTCGATGAGATCGTAGAAACCGTCAAAGAAGGCGAAATGCCGCTTGCTTCCTATACAGTTATTCATCAGGATGCAAAACTATCTGCTTCTGATCGGGCTGAAATAGAAAAGTGGGTCAGTGAAATAAAAAAGGAAGTGAAATAA
- a CDS encoding sulfite exporter TauE/SafE family protein — translation MEIYGYIASVFIGVSLGLIGGGGSILTLPVLVYLFGVDAFLATEYSLFIVGVSSMVGSASYFKKGLVNFKTAFVFGLPSIVSIFLTRKYLLPLIPDDIFSLGNLIVTKNLFLLLIFAGLMIIASYKMIQKQVEITTEINHSENHKTLLAAGEGSIVGVFTGLVGAGGGFMIIPALVNLLKIPMKVAIGTSLVIISFNSLIGFFSTFNAMKIQWNLLGTISAIAIGGILIGTQLSKKIDGKKLKPAFGWFILVMGIYIIIKELFL, via the coding sequence ATGGAAATTTACGGTTATATCGCATCGGTTTTTATAGGAGTTTCTTTAGGGTTAATAGGTGGTGGTGGAAGTATTCTTACCTTACCTGTCCTTGTTTATCTCTTTGGTGTAGATGCTTTTCTGGCAACAGAATATTCGCTTTTCATTGTCGGTGTAAGCAGTATGGTTGGCTCGGCTTCTTATTTCAAAAAAGGATTGGTCAATTTTAAAACGGCTTTTGTCTTTGGTCTTCCCTCCATCGTTTCTATTTTTCTGACCCGTAAATACCTTTTGCCATTGATTCCTGATGATATTTTCAGTCTTGGAAACCTCATAGTCACCAAGAATCTATTTCTGCTGTTGATTTTTGCAGGCCTAATGATCATTGCCTCTTATAAAATGATTCAAAAACAAGTTGAAATTACAACTGAAATCAATCATTCAGAAAACCACAAAACGCTTTTGGCCGCAGGAGAAGGTTCAATAGTCGGAGTTTTCACCGGTTTAGTTGGCGCAGGCGGCGGATTCATGATCATTCCGGCACTGGTCAACCTTCTGAAAATACCTATGAAAGTTGCGATAGGAACTTCTTTAGTGATCATTTCTTTTAATTCTCTGATCGGATTTTTTTCAACATTCAATGCAATGAAAATTCAATGGAATTTATTGGGAACCATCTCTGCCATTGCGATTGGAGGAATTCTCATCGGTACCCAATTATCAAAGAAGATTGACGGTAAAAAACTAAAGCCTGCTTTCGGATGGTTCATTTTGGTAATGGGGATTTACATCATCATCAAAGAACTTTTCCTTTAA
- a CDS encoding thioredoxin family protein, with the protein MKTIFTAIFLALFSVLAIAQTRFEKAKKTASEQNELILLNFSGSDWCIPCIKLHKNIIETETFKQLTTDHILEYVNADFPRSKKNQPSAEIKKENASLAERYNSKGLFPFTLLLNSEGKILKTWEGLPSESAVSFSNEIKSFYQKK; encoded by the coding sequence ATGAAAACAATATTTACAGCCATTTTTTTGGCTCTATTCTCTGTACTAGCAATTGCACAAACACGTTTTGAAAAAGCAAAGAAAACAGCTTCTGAACAAAACGAATTGATTCTTCTTAACTTTTCCGGCTCAGACTGGTGTATTCCGTGTATCAAGCTGCATAAGAATATTATTGAAACCGAGACATTCAAACAGCTGACAACCGATCATATTTTGGAGTATGTCAATGCAGATTTTCCAAGAAGTAAAAAAAATCAACCTTCCGCAGAGATTAAAAAAGAAAATGCTTCTCTGGCCGAGCGATACAATTCTAAAGGTCTTTTTCCGTTCACCCTTTTGCTCAATTCTGAAGGAAAAATTCTGAAAACCTGGGAAGGTCTTCCGTCGGAAAGTGCAGTTTCTTTTAGCAATGAAATAAAAAGTTTTTATCAAAAGAAGTAA
- a CDS encoding Crp/Fnr family transcriptional regulator, with translation MDSLLFSSEFSSSPDLKDKLYQNGILKTYHEGDIILDENASIRSIPIVMKGLLKVIRTEEDGREILLYYIKAGESCIMSFLGGMHNEKSIVKAEVEEDSEILFLPIDKVTLFIKEYPEWLDYIFRLYHKRFEELLDIINAIAFKKVDERLLNLLHKKYEISRSKTIIITHEQLANELGTARVVVSRLLKQLEDSGKLMLGRNKIILSDSI, from the coding sequence ATGGACAGTCTTCTTTTTTCCTCTGAATTCAGTTCTTCTCCTGATTTAAAGGATAAACTTTACCAGAATGGTATACTGAAAACCTATCACGAAGGCGATATCATTCTGGATGAAAATGCTTCTATACGTTCGATTCCGATTGTGATGAAAGGATTGTTAAAAGTCATCAGGACGGAAGAAGACGGCAGAGAGATTTTACTCTATTATATCAAAGCTGGTGAAAGCTGCATTATGTCGTTTTTGGGAGGTATGCACAATGAGAAAAGCATTGTAAAAGCCGAAGTGGAAGAGGATTCCGAAATCCTTTTTTTACCAATAGATAAGGTCACACTATTCATCAAAGAATATCCTGAATGGCTGGATTATATTTTCAGGCTTTATCACAAACGTTTTGAAGAATTGCTCGATATTATCAATGCGATCGCCTTCAAAAAAGTAGATGAAAGACTACTCAATCTGCTCCATAAAAAATATGAAATTTCCCGATCTAAAACCATTATCATTACCCACGAACAGCTTGCCAATGAGCTAGGAACGGCTAGAGTAGTGGTGTCAAGACTTCTGAAACAGCTGGAGGATTCCGGAAAATTGATGTTAGGAAGAAACAAAATTATCCTTTCAGATTCTATTTAA
- a CDS encoding YeeE/YedE family protein: MLDIIKEPWPWYIAGPLIGLTVPALLILGNKSFGISSSLRHICAACIPANVSFFKYDWKKESWNLFFVLGIFFGGMIAAHLLMIPGEITVNPNLKAELATYGITDYSNLVPTQLMNFESLLTLKGFILMVVGGFLVGFGTRYAGGCTSGHAIMGLSNLQWPSLVATICFMVGGFLMANVILPIILSL, from the coding sequence ATGTTAGATATTATAAAAGAACCCTGGCCGTGGTATATTGCAGGTCCGCTAATTGGTCTTACTGTTCCGGCTTTGCTGATTTTAGGCAATAAATCTTTCGGAATCAGTTCATCATTGCGACATATTTGCGCAGCCTGTATTCCGGCAAACGTGAGTTTTTTCAAATACGACTGGAAAAAAGAATCCTGGAATTTGTTTTTTGTACTAGGAATTTTCTTCGGAGGAATGATCGCTGCTCATTTGCTGATGATTCCCGGAGAAATTACAGTCAATCCAAACCTTAAAGCAGAATTGGCAACCTATGGGATCACAGATTATAGCAATCTTGTCCCGACACAACTGATGAATTTTGAAAGTTTATTGACGTTAAAAGGATTCATTCTGATGGTTGTCGGTGGATTTTTGGTTGGCTTCGGAACGCGATATGCAGGAGGCTGCACCAGCGGACACGCGATAATGGGGCTTTCCAATCTGCAATGGCCGTCTTTAGTAGCAACGATTTGCTTTATGGTCGGCGGTTTTTTAATGGCCAATGTCATTCTTCCAATTATTTTATCTCTATAA
- a CDS encoding VIT1/CCC1 transporter family protein, whose protein sequence is MHHLLEKHYVNRMGWLRASVLGANDGLLSTTSIVIGVAAAQPDRHTIVLAALAGMIAGAMSMAAGEYVSVSSQEDTEKADLLREKRELEEMPEVELKELAKIYERRGVSKDTALRVATELSEHDALAAHAHDELGINEITQAKPFQAAFASFGSFALGALLPFAVSMLAPIKEMVYFQYGFSIVFLMVLGAISAKTGGSKIGVAVLRICFWGTVAMGITAVVGHYFGVTVS, encoded by the coding sequence ATGCATCATCTATTAGAAAAACATTATGTCAACAGAATGGGTTGGCTCCGTGCCTCGGTTTTAGGTGCCAATGACGGATTATTGTCCACTACAAGTATCGTGATCGGCGTTGCTGCAGCACAGCCGGACCGTCACACTATCGTACTTGCAGCACTGGCAGGAATGATCGCCGGGGCTATGTCTATGGCTGCCGGAGAATATGTTTCGGTCAGTTCACAGGAGGATACTGAAAAGGCTGATCTGCTTCGTGAAAAGAGAGAACTCGAAGAAATGCCGGAAGTTGAACTGAAGGAATTGGCAAAGATCTATGAAAGACGAGGCGTCAGCAAAGACACTGCCTTACGGGTAGCAACGGAACTTTCAGAGCACGATGCTTTGGCTGCTCACGCACACGATGAGCTGGGAATAAATGAGATCACTCAGGCCAAACCTTTCCAGGCTGCTTTTGCTTCGTTTGGTTCATTTGCCTTGGGCGCTTTATTACCTTTTGCAGTTTCAATGTTAGCACCTATCAAAGAAATGGTGTATTTCCAGTATGGATTTTCTATTGTTTTTCTGATGGTGTTGGGAGCAATCTCTGCAAAGACCGGAGGTTCCAAAATAGGAGTGGCTGTTTTAAGGATATGTTTCTGGGGAACTGTCGCCATGGGAATCACTGCAGTCGTAGGACACTATTTTGGAGTGACGGTCTCATAA
- a CDS encoding DUF4266 domain-containing protein: protein MKNSVIKIMMGIFIFFALSSVHSCTTVKEYEKSKLNDAEMVLGNRTIEKTELSFQSYREGSSGANAGKVGGGCGCN, encoded by the coding sequence ATGAAAAATAGTGTAATAAAAATAATGATGGGCATTTTTATATTCTTTGCCCTTTCATCAGTTCATTCCTGCACAACAGTAAAAGAATACGAAAAAAGCAAGCTCAACGATGCTGAGATGGTTCTTGGCAACCGGACAATTGAAAAGACAGAACTCAGTTTCCAGTCTTATCGCGAAGGCTCTTCAGGAGCTAACGCCGGTAAAGTGGGTGGTGGATGCGGATGTAATTAA
- a CDS encoding efflux RND transporter periplasmic adaptor subunit translates to MLKSIQNKYSVLLILALFFSVQCHQKEETIAKPTAPKDETTVTLTDAQLKNTTIETMPLSEKNISTVLKINGKIDVPPQNLVSVSVPLGGYLKNTNLLPGMRVNKGQVIAVIENPQFIQLQQDYLMAKSKLHFAELDYNRQKKLNQSQASSDKVMQMAQSEMNSQRIMMNTLAEQLKIVNINAGSLTSGNIRKSVPVYSTINGFVSKVNVNIGKFVNPSDVLFELINPNDIHLNLKVYEKDLQMLKIGQRFTANTNTQPDKKYGGEIILISKDINADGTADVHCHFEQYDHNLTPGMYMNAEIETETSFSNALPEESIVNFEGKDYVFVEGKKQTYKMIPVTLGEAENGFIQIKNFENFKNRKIVTKNAYTLLMKLKNTASEEE, encoded by the coding sequence ATGTTAAAATCAATTCAAAATAAATATTCGGTTTTATTAATACTTGCTCTCTTTTTTTCGGTTCAGTGCCATCAAAAAGAAGAAACTATTGCAAAGCCAACAGCTCCTAAAGATGAAACTACGGTTACATTGACCGATGCTCAGCTTAAAAATACGACTATCGAAACAATGCCATTGTCTGAGAAAAATATTTCTACGGTGCTCAAGATCAACGGAAAAATAGATGTACCACCACAGAATTTGGTTTCCGTAAGTGTTCCGTTGGGCGGCTATCTGAAAAATACCAATCTCCTTCCGGGAATGCGGGTAAATAAAGGACAGGTGATCGCTGTGATAGAAAATCCTCAGTTTATACAGCTTCAGCAGGATTATCTGATGGCTAAATCGAAGCTTCATTTTGCAGAACTGGATTATAACAGGCAAAAAAAGCTGAACCAAAGCCAGGCAAGCAGTGATAAAGTGATGCAGATGGCGCAGTCTGAGATGAACAGCCAGAGAATTATGATGAATACTTTGGCAGAACAGCTTAAGATCGTGAACATCAACGCGGGCAGTCTTACTTCGGGGAACATCAGGAAAAGTGTTCCGGTGTACAGCACGATCAACGGTTTTGTGAGCAAAGTGAATGTGAATATCGGAAAGTTTGTCAATCCTTCTGATGTTTTGTTTGAACTCATCAATCCCAATGACATTCACCTGAACCTAAAAGTGTATGAAAAAGACCTGCAAATGTTGAAAATCGGACAAAGATTTACCGCCAATACCAATACGCAGCCGGATAAAAAATACGGTGGCGAAATTATCCTGATCAGCAAAGATATCAATGCAGACGGAACGGCAGATGTGCATTGCCATTTTGAGCAGTACGATCACAATCTGACTCCAGGGATGTATATGAACGCTGAGATCGAGACTGAAACATCCTTTTCCAACGCGCTACCAGAGGAAAGCATTGTTAATTTTGAAGGTAAAGATTATGTTTTTGTTGAGGGGAAAAAACAAACTTATAAAATGATTCCGGTAACGCTGGGAGAAGCTGAAAACGGTTTCATTCAAATCAAAAATTTTGAAAATTTTAAGAACAGAAAAATCGTTACCAAGAATGCGTACACGCTTTTGATGAAGCTAAAAAATACGGCAAGTGAAGAGGAATAA
- a CDS encoding phosphatase PAP2 family protein: MKIVTIIVLTCSNICFGQVRSDSVELKKQEIESYGDKVYQPSYKKLIVPTVFIGFGVVSLSSDALKNLNSSTKYEIGEHQPKHITLDNYTQYLPAAMVYGYNLAGIKGKHNLKERTIIYGTSQLISAAIVLPLKHLVKEERPDGSNHLSFPSGHTTTAFSSAHFLFREYQDENIWLAISGYPIAIFTGVYRTLNNKHWVGDVVAGAGFGILSTELAYWLFPTVNKLFNKKESNTITMIYPVLEPKSLGAGLVLNF, encoded by the coding sequence ATGAAAATAGTAACAATCATTGTTTTAACCTGTTCCAATATTTGTTTTGGACAGGTTAGATCTGATTCAGTCGAACTGAAAAAACAAGAAATAGAGAGTTATGGTGATAAAGTTTATCAACCAAGCTACAAAAAACTCATTGTTCCAACTGTGTTTATTGGCTTCGGAGTGGTCAGTTTAAGTTCTGACGCGCTCAAAAATCTGAACAGTTCCACAAAGTATGAGATCGGAGAACATCAACCCAAGCACATCACATTGGACAACTATACCCAATATTTACCGGCAGCAATGGTGTACGGTTATAATCTTGCAGGCATAAAAGGAAAGCATAATTTAAAGGAACGGACCATTATATACGGAACCTCACAACTGATTTCTGCTGCGATTGTTTTGCCTTTAAAGCATCTGGTAAAAGAGGAACGTCCGGATGGCTCCAATCATCTTTCTTTTCCTTCAGGACATACCACGACCGCTTTTTCTTCGGCACATTTTCTGTTCAGGGAATATCAGGATGAGAACATCTGGCTGGCCATTTCAGGCTACCCCATTGCCATTTTTACGGGAGTATACAGAACCCTCAATAATAAGCACTGGGTAGGCGATGTGGTCGCAGGAGCCGGATTTGGTATTTTAAGTACTGAGCTGGCCTATTGGCTTTTTCCTACCGTAAACAAGCTGTTCAATAAAAAAGAATCCAATACCATAACAATGATCTATCCCGTACTAGAACCTAAAAGTCTTGGAGCAGGATTGGTCTTAAACTTTTGA
- a CDS encoding MBL fold metallo-hydrolase: MQIEQIYTGCLAQGAYYIVSNGEAVIIDPLRETQPYIDRLEKDNVKLKYIFETHFHADFVSGHVDLSKKTNAPIIYGPTAKPEFEAIIAEDGQIFEIGKIKIKVLHTPGHTMESSSFLLIDENGEEKALFSGDTLFLGDVGRPDLAQKAANMTQEELAGLLYESLYKKILPLDDEIIVYPAHGAGSACGKNMQKETVDTLGNQKKTNYALNQKDKESFIKAVTDGLLPPPAYFGMNVAMNKKGYDSFDEVLSKGLHALSPEEFEEMAEHSGALILDVRNNEDFAKGFVPQSINIGLDGDFAPWVGALIVDVKQPILLITNDNEEQETVTRLSRVGFDNVIGFLKGGFAAWKNSGKEIDKVHRISATDFEKEIENKEVKIIDVRKESEYEAEHVDEAYNKPLAYINEWVNHLEPTEHFYLHCAGGYRSMMAASILQARGYRNFTEIEGGFKAIAQTDVPKSDFVCQSKVLK; this comes from the coding sequence ATGCAAATAGAACAGATCTATACAGGATGTCTCGCTCAGGGAGCTTATTACATTGTTTCAAACGGTGAAGCAGTGATCATTGATCCTTTAAGAGAAACCCAGCCATACATCGACAGATTGGAAAAAGACAATGTAAAACTCAAATACATTTTTGAAACGCATTTTCACGCAGATTTTGTGAGTGGCCACGTTGATCTGAGTAAGAAGACAAATGCACCAATCATATACGGACCAACTGCAAAGCCCGAGTTTGAAGCCATCATTGCTGAGGACGGGCAGATCTTTGAAATCGGGAAAATCAAAATCAAAGTTCTGCATACTCCGGGACACACAATGGAAAGCTCTTCTTTTTTATTAATTGATGAAAACGGAGAGGAAAAAGCACTTTTCAGTGGAGACACTTTGTTTCTTGGCGATGTAGGTCGCCCGGATCTGGCTCAGAAAGCGGCGAATATGACCCAGGAAGAATTGGCAGGACTTCTTTACGAAAGTTTATACAAAAAAATTCTGCCTTTGGACGATGAAATCATCGTTTATCCTGCGCACGGAGCGGGTTCTGCCTGCGGAAAAAATATGCAGAAAGAAACCGTTGATACGTTGGGTAATCAAAAGAAAACCAATTATGCGCTCAATCAAAAAGACAAAGAAAGCTTTATAAAAGCTGTTACAGACGGACTTCTTCCACCGCCTGCCTATTTTGGGATGAATGTAGCGATGAATAAAAAAGGCTACGACAGTTTTGATGAGGTTTTGTCTAAAGGTCTCCACGCTCTCTCTCCTGAAGAATTTGAGGAAATGGCAGAACATTCAGGAGCTTTGATTCTGGATGTAAGGAATAATGAAGATTTTGCAAAAGGTTTTGTTCCCCAATCAATTAATATTGGATTAGACGGAGATTTTGCACCTTGGGTCGGCGCTTTGATCGTAGATGTGAAGCAACCGATTCTTCTCATTACCAATGATAATGAAGAGCAGGAAACGGTCACAAGATTGAGCAGGGTAGGTTTTGATAATGTTATAGGTTTTCTGAAAGGTGGTTTTGCAGCCTGGAAAAACAGCGGAAAAGAAATTGACAAAGTTCATCGAATTTCTGCTACAGATTTTGAAAAGGAAATTGAAAATAAAGAGGTGAAAATTATTGATGTACGAAAAGAAAGTGAGTACGAAGCAGAACACGTCGATGAAGCCTATAACAAACCATTGGCTTACATCAATGAGTGGGTTAACCATCTTGAACCGACCGAACATTTTTATCTTCACTGTGCAGGCGGGTACCGAAGTATGATGGCGGCAAGTATCCTTCAGGCAAGAGGTTACAGAAATTTTACCGAAATTGAAGGTGGATTTAAAGCCATCGCACAAACTGATGTTCCCAAAAGCGATTTTGTATGTCAAAGTAAAGTTTTGAAGTAA
- a CDS encoding FAD:protein FMN transferase, which produces MLKEFRKSQKLMGNIFEITVVDDSEAIAFDHIEAAISEIQRIEKLLTTYSDDSQTSLINKNAGIQPVKVDAEVFQLIERSLRISHITNGYFDISYGGIDKTFWNFDREMKQLPDPELVKEHLKLVNYKNILLDGESQTVFLKEKGMRIGFGGIGKGYAAEMAKRILQQREVASGVVNASGDLTTWGLQADGKPWTIGIADPDNAALPFSYMNITNTSVATSGNYEKFVTIDGKKYSHTINPKTGMPVSGIKSVTMICPNAEIADAMATPVTIMGIEAAIGLVDQINHLECIIIDDQNNIHSSKNINFK; this is translated from the coding sequence ATGCTGAAAGAGTTTCGAAAATCCCAAAAACTAATGGGAAATATCTTCGAGATCACTGTTGTGGATGACAGTGAAGCAATTGCTTTTGACCATATCGAAGCTGCAATTTCAGAAATCCAGAGGATCGAGAAATTGCTCACGACTTACAGCGATGACAGCCAGACCAGTCTTATCAACAAAAATGCCGGTATCCAACCTGTAAAAGTAGATGCAGAAGTTTTTCAGCTGATTGAAAGAAGCTTAAGGATCAGCCATATTACAAATGGATATTTTGATATTTCTTATGGCGGAATCGATAAAACCTTCTGGAATTTTGACCGTGAAATGAAGCAACTTCCTGATCCCGAATTGGTAAAAGAGCATCTGAAACTGGTCAATTACAAAAATATTCTTTTAGATGGGGAAAGCCAAACGGTTTTTTTAAAAGAAAAAGGAATGCGGATCGGTTTCGGCGGTATTGGCAAAGGTTACGCTGCCGAAATGGCGAAAAGAATTCTCCAACAAAGAGAGGTTGCTTCCGGAGTCGTTAATGCTTCCGGAGACCTTACGACTTGGGGATTACAGGCAGACGGAAAACCGTGGACGATCGGTATTGCAGATCCCGACAATGCTGCGCTTCCGTTTTCTTATATGAACATCACCAATACTTCCGTAGCAACTTCCGGCAATTACGAGAAATTCGTAACGATAGACGGTAAAAAATATTCCCATACCATCAATCCCAAAACGGGAATGCCGGTTTCGGGAATCAAAAGTGTGACGATGATCTGTCCGAACGCCGAGATTGCGGATGCCATGGCAACGCCAGTAACGATTATGGGAATAGAGGCTGCAATTGGTCTCGTGGATCAGATCAACCACTTAGAGTGTATTATTATCGATGATCAAAACAATATTCATTCATCAAAAAACATCAATTTCAAATAA